In Nostoc sphaeroides, the genomic window TGAACTTGCGATCGCACTATTTGCAATGATGTTGATGAATTAACTCATATCCTCAATAGGATCTTCTGGTGGAGGATGACGGTTAACTACTTTGTCAGCAGCACGAATATTTACAATTCTTTCTCGATTTAAATTTAGTGCAGCTATTGTTGCTTTGCCAGTTTGTGTTAGCCCATTAATTTTAAGTTTATCAGCAGACCAAATAAAATGTTCACTCCAGAGACTTTCTCTTGGATTAAATAAAGGAAACTCTAAACCAGATTCAGGATCTATGGCTGTGGTTTTGGCTGATTTTCTGCGGTTACAATGGAAACAGGCTAAAGCCAAATTATCTATAGTATCTTTGCCGTTTTGACTTCAAGGAATAACATGATCTACTGTGAATAATACATACTGCCACTTTTCTGAAGCGTGGCAATATTCACACAATTCAGAGGCTCGCTGACGTACTTGTTGCTGAATTGCATCGGGAATTTTACGACTAGCCACTTTTACACAGTCTGATTATTGGGATTTTGTAAAATATTTCTAGCTAGACGATTGAGAAAACTTAGGTAATCGTCAATTTCTTCATAGCTATCTAGCTCTTGTTCTTCTTGTGGGTGGAGTGGAGAAATTTCTTGTTTGGCTAGTAAAGCTGCAATACGATTTTGGACAATGTTAGAAGCTTTAAATATAGGTATTCCCTCTTGCAACTTGATACTGATTGCACCTTCTAAAGGAAAGGTAGCGGGTAGACTTTGAAGGTTTGGTAGCAATGGAGGTGTCATATCATCCAAAATTACAATTTAGCTTTATCAAATACAATGCCACGACGGGCAAAATATTTATCGATATTAATCTGCACAAATAAATCCTTGAGTTCTTCTGCAATCTCTTGGGGTGGATTTCCTGATAAAGCGACTGCAATTAAACGTTCTGCTGTGGTAATTTCTCCACAGTCAATTGCTAAAGTTGCTGCACTACGATACAATACTGAACGTGTTGGTTCTGCTGCAAGATTACTTACTGTTAATTCTGCTGCTAACCGTTCTTTTTCAAATGCTTGTCTGGAGAGTTCTAAGGCTAAAACAGAGTCGCCTTTTAGTTTAGCAACTTGTGCTATTTCAGCAAAGTCCATTGCTTGTTTATGTAAATCTTGAATTTGGTTCATTATAAATATCAAACAAAAATTTTCATTCTCGCCAATTATCGATTAATAAAGGATATCCTAATGCTTGGATATTTTGATAATGTTTAGTATTACCCGTTACTAATATTAAATTATTTTCGATAGCTATAGAAGCTATTAAGACATCTGCTAATCCAATTGGTTGTCCCGCTTTTTCTAAATCTGCCTGAATCAAACCTGAAATTTCCGCACAGCTTTGGTCTAAATGCAAAATTTCTACTTCAGACAAATCTGCCAAAAACTCTTGAATGCGGTCATTGCGATTTATTTTCCTCCATCCCTTGATGATTTCAGAAACAGTAATTACAGAAATTGTGTACTGTTGCCATATAGCTCTATAAGTAATAGATTTAGCATTGATTTTAGGATTTTTACCTTTGCGAGTTTCTGATAAAATATCTGTATCAATTAAAGATTTTCTCACAACTAACTTTAGTCTCTATAATTCCTGTGTTTGAAAATATCTGCAACCATTTCATCAACTAATTCAGAATCATTAGCCCATTTGCCAATAGATGAATCATTAAGAACTTCTGGTTGAGTAAGATGATCAATCATAGCTTTAATTAAATCTGATACTTGGCAATTATTGGTTTGTGCCAATTGGTTGATTTTTGCAAGTGTTTCTTCGTCAATTTCTATTTCTAGTTTTTGCATAATTGATTAAGATATTGGAAATTAACAGTTTAGATTTATTATAAGTGAATGGATTTTATTTAGCGGCGAAACCAATGATTATCTTCGCTACTTTGTTTTCTGGCATAAATTTGAGAACGGACAATTTCAACTTCTTCGGTAATTTCTTCTAGAGATAATTCATCGGTTTGAAATATTTCTAGTAACTGAGTTAACTTTTTATTCAAGGTTTCTTTTTCTAGTTCCTTACTCAGTAACAATTTTTCCGAATCAGAAAGTTGTTTAACTAGGCTAAGAATCTGCTCAAATGTCAAAGGTAGTTGATAGATATTTTGTAACATAGTGTCAAATATTCTTCTATATTAAATTATATCTTTATCACTATTCTTACACCTTATTTTATCGCGCAAACCAAGCACGAACCCAACGCCACAACCGACGCAACCACGCCCAAAACCCACGACGAGAGACTACAGGCACTTTTGGTTGAGAAAGACGCTCAATTGCATTGTTGCAATCTAGTACATCAGCATCAAGTCCTATTGCCTGAAATAATTCGCGGGCATTGCGATAAGCACCCAGCGCGTCTGATTCTCGGTTGAGGTTTTCTAATGACAGACCTAAATTAAACCATGCGATCGCTTCCCCTCGAATATCGCCTATCTCCCTTTTGATTTCCAAAGACTGCTGCAAGAACTCAATCGCCCGTTGGTACTGTTCCAGGGAGTTGTAAGCATTGCCCAAATTGCTTAAGGAATTACCTTCGCCATTGCGATCGCCTATCTCCCTAGATATTTCCAAAGACTGCTGGTGGAACTCAATTGCCCGTTGGTACTGTCCCAGGGAGTCGTAAGCATTGCCCAAATTGTTGAAGGAAATACCTTCACCATTGCGATCGCCTATCTCCCTAGATATTTCCAAAGACTGCTGGTAGAACTCAATCGCCCGTTGGTACTGTCCCAGGGAGTAGTAAGCATTGCCCAAACCCATTAAGGAATTACCTTCACCATTGCGATCGCCTATCTCCCTAGATATTTCCAAAGACTGCTGGTGGAACTCAATCGCCCGTTGGTACTGTCCCAGGGAGTCGTAAGCATTGCCCAAATTGTTGAAGGAACTACCTTCACCATTGCGATCGCCTATCTCCCTAGATATTTCCAAAGACTGCTGGTGGAACTCAATCGCCCGTTGGTACTGTCCCAGGGAGTCGTAAGCATTGCCCAAATTGTTGAAGGAACTACCTTCACCATTGCGATCGCCTATCTCCCTAGATATTTCCAAAGACTGCTGGTAGAACTCAATCGCCCGTTGGTACTGTCCCAGGGAGTAGTAAGCATTGCCCAAACCCATTAAGGAATTACCTTCACCATTGCGATCGCCTATCTCCCTAGATATTTCCAAAGACTGCTGGTAGAACTCTATCGCCCGTTGGTACTGTCCCAGGGAGTAGTAAGCATTGCCCAAACCCATTAAGGAATTACCTTCACCATTGCGATCGCCTATCTCCCTAGATATTTCCAAAGACTGCTGGTGGAACTCAATCGCCCGTTGGTACTCTCCCAGGGAGTTGTAAGCACTGCCCAAATTGTTGAAGGAAATACCTTCGCCATTGCGATCGCCTATCTCCCTAGATATTTCCAAAGACTGCTGGTGGAACTCTATCGCCCGTTGGTACTCTCCCAGGGAGTTGTAAGCATTGCCCAAATTGTTTAAGGAATTACCTTCGCCATTGCGATCGCCTATCTCCCTAGATATTTCCAAAGACTGCTGGTAGAACTCAATCGCCCGTTGGTACTGTCCCAGGGAGTAGTAAGCATTGCCCAAACCCATTAAGGAATTACCTTCACCATTGCGATCGCCTATCTCCCTAGATATTTCCAAAGACTGCTGGTGGAACTCTATCGCCCGTTGGTACTCTCCCAGGGAGTTGTAAGCACTGCCCAAATTGTTGAAGGAAATACCTTCGCCATTGCGATCGCCTATCTCCCTAGATATTTCCAAAGACTGCTGGTGGAACTCTATCGCCCGTTGGTACTCTCCCAGGGAGTTGTAAGCATTGCCCAAATTGTTTAAGGAATTACCTTCGCCATTGCGATCGCCTATCTCCCTAGATATTTCCAAAGACTGCTGGTGGAACTCAATCGCCCGTTGGTACTCTCCCAGGGACTTGTAAGCATTGCCCAAATTGTTTAAGGAATTACCTTCACCATTGCGATCGCCAATTTCCCTAGCGATATCCAAAGACTGCTGGTAAAACTCAATCGCCCGTTGGTACTGTCCCAGGGAGTCGTAAGCATCACCCAAATTAACTAAGGATTTGCCTTCAGTATTGCGATCGCCAATTTCGGTAGCGATATCCAAAGACTGCTGATAGAAATCTATCGCCTGTTGGTACTGCCCCTGATAATTGTAAGCATTACCCAAATTAGCTAAGGATTTGCCTTCAGAATTGCGATCGCCAATTTCGGTAGCGATATCCAAAGACTGCTGATAGAAATCTATCGCCTGTTGGTACTGCCCCAAAGATAAGTAAGCATTACCCAAATTCATTAAGCATAAGCCTTCAGAATTGCGACCGCCAATTTCGGTAGCGATATCCAAAGACTGCTGCAAGAACTCAATCGCTTGTTGGTACTGCCCCTGATAATTGTAAGCATTACCCAAATTCATTAAGCATAAGCCTTCAGAATTG contains:
- a CDS encoding PIN domain-containing protein — protein: MRKSLIDTDILSETRKGKNPKINAKSITYRAIWQQYTISVITVSEIIKGWRKINRNDRIQEFLADLSEVEILHLDQSCAEISGLIQADLEKAGQPIGLADVLIASIAIENNLILVTGNTKHYQNIQALGYPLLIDNWRE
- the vap15 gene encoding type II toxin-antitoxin system VapB15 family antitoxin, whose protein sequence is MLQNIYQLPLTFEQILSLVKQLSDSEKLLLSKELEKETLNKKLTQLLEIFQTDELSLEEITEEVEIVRSQIYARKQSSEDNHWFRR
- a CDS encoding tetratricopeptide repeat protein, whose translation is MLERSTKVESPGILKAGNPGKSLAYWQGRTAEIAQIQQWLTDKNTFLIGIEGIGGTGKSMLATKIYDEIKGFPKRFWADVSNGAGFSDLARQVLSEFGFPVPEQEAQLVEALVGCLRSGQFLLIIDNLESLLQPDRQWGNLFYGDFFQAWVEHGSNSKVLVTTRERPELKGFEWLPLKGLQVDEGVALLTVLGIRGDLTQFVELVDGHPLLLRLVADLLKAEYSQDPDLSRLADLGLGNLRQLLTDSQVVGIHHRENVGMVLVLDASFERLNELQKALLLNISVYRGAVESAAAVAMLPGSSETEIERELRNLVKRSLLVEKLNGKRRFEFQPVVLEYVRYQAGDRTEAHQRAIDYYRSIAKQPPWTTKDDVKEYLEIFHHFYQLQNYDSAFDALWNCNNFLTLRGYYADQIEFYGQLVSKWKEISDRENWNYRASLTSLGLAYLYQGQYQQAIEFLQQSLDIATEIGNRNSEGLCLMNLGIAYSYQGQYQQAIDFYQQSLDIATEIGDRNGEGNSLNNLGIAYLYQGQYQQAIDFYQQSLDIATEIGDRNSEGLCLMNLGIAYLSLGQYQQAIDFYQQSLDIATEIGDRNSEGKSLANLGNAYLSLGQYQQAIDFYQQSLDIATEIGDRNSEGLCLMNLGNAYYSLGQYQQAIEFLQQSLDIATEIGDRNSEGKSLVNLGIAYLSLGQYQQAIEFLQQSLDIATEIGDRNSEGLCLMNLGNAYNYQGQYQQAIEFLQQSLDIATEIGGRNSEGLCLMNLGNAYLSLGQYQQAIDFYQQSLDIATEIGDRNSEGKSLANLGNAYNYQGQYQQAIDFYQQSLDIATEIGDRNTEGKSLVNLGDAYDSLGQYQRAIEFYQQSLDIAREIGDRNGEGNSLNNLGNAYKSLGEYQRAIEFHQQSLEISREIGDRNGEGNSLNNLGNAYNSLGEYQRAIEFHQQSLEISREIGDRNGEGISFNNLGSAYNSLGEYQRAIEFHQQSLEISREIGDRNGEGNSLMGLGNAYYSLGQYQRAIEFYQQSLEISREIGDRNGEGNSLNNLGNAYNSLGEYQRAIEFHQQSLEISREIGDRNGEGISFNNLGSAYNSLGEYQRAIEFHQQSLEISREIGDRNGEGNSLMGLGNAYYSLGQYQRAIEFYQQSLEISREIGDRNGEGNSLMGLGNAYYSLGQYQRAIEFYQQSLEISREIGDRNGEGSSFNNLGNAYDSLGQYQRAIEFHQQSLEISREIGDRNGEGSSFNNLGNAYDSLGQYQRAIEFHQQSLEISREIGDRNGEGNSLMGLGNAYYSLGQYQRAIEFYQQSLEISREIGDRNGEGISFNNLGNAYDSLGQYQRAIEFHQQSLEISREIGDRNGEGNSLSNLGNAYNSLEQYQRAIEFLQQSLEIKREIGDIRGEAIAWFNLGLSLENLNRESDALGAYRNARELFQAIGLDADVLDCNNAIERLSQPKVPVVSRRGFWAWLRRLWRWVRAWFAR